A window from Candidatus Macondimonas diazotrophica encodes these proteins:
- the nuoF gene encoding NADH-quinone oxidoreductase subunit NuoF produces the protein MELNAVCYVTRQFDEPWTWDNYLQVGGYASWRRILAERISPETVIEQLKASGLRGRGGAGFPTGLKWSFMPRNVDGQKYVVCNSDESEPGTCKDRDILRFNPHAVIEGMAIAGYAMGATVGYNYLRGEFMDEPFTRFRTALKEAYEQGLLGRDIQGSGVDFDLYAHLGAGAYICGEETALLESLEGKKGQPRFKPPFPANYGLYGRPTTINNTETYASVPVIMRRGPDWFAGLGVEKAGGTKIFSVSGHVNQPGNFEVPLGTPFATLLEMAGGVRHGRKLKAVIPGGSSVPVVRGEVMMDVNMDYDSVMKAGSLLGSGAIIVMDESACMVKVLERVSRFYFSESCGQCTPCREGTGWLHRVVRRIEHGLGRPEDLDLLDRVAARIEGRTICALGDAAAMPVRSFVKQFRDEFQYHVDHKRCLVGAPVNAAAVA, from the coding sequence ATGGAACTCAACGCGGTCTGTTATGTGACCCGACAATTCGATGAGCCCTGGACGTGGGATAACTATCTCCAGGTCGGCGGCTATGCGTCCTGGCGACGGATTCTCGCCGAGCGGATCTCGCCAGAGACAGTGATCGAACAGCTCAAGGCCTCCGGGTTGCGCGGGCGTGGCGGTGCGGGTTTTCCAACCGGTCTGAAGTGGAGCTTCATGCCGCGCAATGTGGACGGACAAAAGTATGTCGTCTGCAATTCGGACGAGAGTGAGCCCGGAACCTGCAAGGATCGAGACATTCTGCGTTTCAACCCACATGCGGTGATCGAAGGGATGGCGATTGCCGGGTATGCGATGGGCGCAACCGTCGGATACAACTACCTGCGCGGCGAATTTATGGATGAGCCGTTCACGCGGTTCCGAACCGCCCTGAAGGAAGCCTACGAACAGGGATTGCTGGGGCGCGATATCCAGGGCAGCGGGGTGGATTTCGATCTCTATGCACATCTGGGCGCTGGCGCCTACATCTGTGGCGAGGAAACCGCCCTTCTGGAATCGTTGGAAGGGAAAAAAGGCCAGCCGCGGTTCAAGCCGCCGTTCCCTGCCAACTATGGCCTCTATGGTCGCCCGACCACCATCAATAACACGGAGACCTACGCGTCAGTGCCCGTGATCATGCGGCGCGGTCCGGACTGGTTTGCCGGTTTGGGGGTGGAAAAGGCCGGCGGCACCAAGATCTTCTCCGTTTCCGGTCATGTCAATCAGCCGGGTAATTTCGAGGTTCCCTTGGGAACACCGTTTGCCACACTGCTGGAAATGGCCGGCGGGGTGCGTCATGGCCGAAAGCTGAAGGCGGTGATTCCCGGGGGCTCGTCCGTGCCGGTCGTGCGCGGCGAGGTCATGATGGACGTCAACATGGATTACGACTCGGTCATGAAGGCCGGTTCGCTCCTGGGGTCTGGTGCGATCATCGTGATGGACGAGAGTGCCTGCATGGTGAAGGTGCTCGAGCGCGTGTCGCGGTTCTACTTCTCCGAGTCCTGTGGTCAGTGCACACCGTGTCGCGAAGGAACCGGCTGGCTCCATCGTGTGGTGCGGCGAATCGAGCATGGTCTGGGACGTCCTGAGGATCTGGATCTGCTGGATCGGGTGGCAGCACGCATCGAAGGGCGTACCATTTGCGCGCTGGGTGATGCGGCGGCGATGCCGGTGCGCAGCTTCGTCAAGCAGTTCCGAGATGAGTTTCAATACCACGTGGACCACAAGCGCTGCCTGGTGGGCGCGCCGGTAAATGCGGCCGCGGTCGCCTGA
- the secG gene encoding preprotein translocase subunit SecG, with translation MQTALLILHLALAIAIIVLALLQHGKGADAGAAFGAGASNTMFGARGSANFLSRSTAVVATLFFITSLGLGYFFARPEAPDSVMNRVAPPAKVLQPEVTDLPPGAVGAESGGDTQASDLPAPEEAGK, from the coding sequence ATGCAGACGGCTTTACTCATTCTTCACTTGGCTTTGGCGATCGCCATCATCGTGCTTGCCCTGTTGCAGCACGGCAAAGGTGCCGACGCGGGCGCCGCATTCGGTGCGGGCGCCTCGAATACCATGTTCGGTGCCCGAGGTTCCGCCAATTTTCTGAGCCGCTCCACGGCCGTGGTGGCCACGTTGTTTTTCATTACCAGCCTGGGTCTGGGCTATTTCTTTGCTCGGCCGGAAGCGCCTGACAGTGTCATGAACCGCGTTGCGCCGCCAGCCAAGGTGTTGCAGCCTGAGGTTACCGATCTGCCTCCCGGGGCGGTGGGTGCCGAGTCGGGCGGAGACACTCAGGCATCTGATCTGCCCGCGCCTGAAGAGGCTGGGAAATAG
- a CDS encoding NuoB/complex I 20 kDa subunit family protein has product MGVEGVLEKGFVTTTADKLINWARTGSLWPMTFGLACCAVEMMHVGAARYDLDRFGVMFRPSPRQSDVMIVAGTLCNKMAPALRKVYDQMTEPRWVISMGSCANGGGYYHYSYSVVRGCDRVVPVDIYVPGCPPTAEALLYGIIQLQNKIRRTNTIAR; this is encoded by the coding sequence ATGGGAGTAGAGGGCGTTCTCGAAAAAGGGTTCGTGACGACAACCGCCGACAAACTGATCAACTGGGCGCGAACGGGATCTTTGTGGCCGATGACGTTCGGATTGGCCTGTTGTGCGGTGGAAATGATGCATGTGGGCGCCGCGCGCTATGATCTGGACCGCTTCGGCGTCATGTTTCGTCCAAGCCCCCGGCAGTCCGATGTCATGATCGTTGCCGGCACCCTGTGCAACAAGATGGCCCCGGCATTGCGCAAGGTCTATGACCAGATGACTGAGCCGCGCTGGGTCATCTCGATGGGGTCCTGCGCCAATGGGGGCGGGTATTACCATTATTCCTATTCCGTCGTGCGCGGGTGCGATCGCGTGGTGCCCGTTGATATCTATGTGCCCGGGTGTCCACCGACGGCTGAGGCACTGCTCTATGGCATCATCCAGCTGCAGAACAAGATTCGTCGCACCAATACCATTGCCCGCTAG
- a CDS encoding NADH-quinone oxidoreductase subunit D: MPEIQNYTLNFGPQHPAAHGVLRLILEMDGEVIQRADPHVGLLHRATEKLAESKPYNQSIGYMDRLDYVSMMCNEHGYVLAIEKLLGITPPLRAQYIRVMFDEITRILNHLLWLGSHGLDIGAMTVFLYCFREREALMDCYEAVSGARMHATYYRPGGVARDLPDRMPQYQPSPVRGKASLDALNKDRQGSLLDYIESFTDRFPSCVDEYETLLTHNRIWKQRTVGIGVVSPERAIALGFTGPMLRGSGVAWDLRKKQPYEVYGQMDFDIPVGVEGDCYDRYLVRVQEMRQSNRIIRQCIDWLRRNPGPVMLENHKITPPSRTEMKEDMESLIHHFKLFTEGYCIPAGEAYAAVEAPKGEFGCYLVSDGANKPYRLKIRAPGFPHLAAMDEMVKGHMLADVVAVISTMDIVFGEIDR; encoded by the coding sequence ATGCCTGAGATTCAGAATTACACGCTCAATTTCGGTCCCCAGCATCCAGCGGCACATGGGGTGCTGCGCCTCATTCTGGAAATGGATGGCGAGGTGATCCAGCGGGCTGACCCGCATGTCGGCCTGCTGCATCGAGCGACGGAGAAACTCGCCGAGAGCAAACCGTATAACCAGAGTATCGGCTACATGGACCGGCTCGACTATGTGTCCATGATGTGCAACGAACATGGTTATGTGCTGGCCATCGAGAAACTACTGGGGATTACGCCGCCGCTGCGCGCCCAGTACATCCGCGTGATGTTCGACGAAATCACCCGGATTCTGAATCATCTGCTTTGGCTCGGTTCGCATGGTCTCGATATCGGGGCTATGACGGTCTTTCTCTACTGCTTCCGCGAGCGCGAGGCGCTGATGGATTGCTATGAGGCCGTTTCCGGGGCCCGCATGCATGCGACCTATTACCGACCCGGCGGCGTCGCGCGCGATTTGCCTGACCGAATGCCGCAGTATCAGCCAAGCCCGGTACGTGGTAAGGCGTCGCTTGATGCGCTCAATAAGGACCGTCAGGGTTCGTTGCTGGATTACATCGAAAGCTTTACGGATCGATTTCCATCCTGTGTCGATGAGTATGAGACGCTGTTGACCCACAATCGCATCTGGAAACAGCGAACGGTAGGGATTGGGGTGGTCTCACCCGAGCGCGCCATCGCGCTGGGATTCACGGGCCCCATGCTGCGCGGCTCCGGAGTCGCTTGGGACTTGCGCAAGAAGCAGCCCTATGAGGTCTATGGTCAGATGGACTTCGACATCCCTGTGGGTGTGGAAGGCGATTGCTATGACCGCTACTTGGTGCGCGTCCAGGAAATGCGTCAGTCCAACCGGATCATCCGGCAGTGCATCGACTGGCTGCGCCGGAATCCTGGGCCGGTGATGCTGGAGAACCACAAGATCACGCCGCCGAGCCGAACCGAAATGAAAGAGGACATGGAGTCCCTGATTCATCATTTCAAGCTGTTTACCGAGGGCTATTGCATCCCGGCGGGAGAGGCCTACGCTGCCGTGGAAGCCCCGAAAGGCGAGTTCGGCTGCTATCTGGTTTCCGATGGCGCCAACAAACCCTATCGGCTCAAGATTCGTGCGCCAGGCTTTCCACACTTGGCGGCCATGGATGAGATGGTCAAGGGGCATATGCTGGCGGATGTCGTGGCGGTGATCAGTACCATGGATATCGTGTTTGGGGAGATCGACCGGTGA
- the nuoE gene encoding NADH-quinone oxidoreductase subunit NuoE produces MTGEQTQHPAGRLSAHVREEIDHWLTQYPQNRKQSVVLYALHAVQHENQGYLTPELMDAVAEYLELPAIAVYEVATFYSMFETQPVGRHSVSVCTNISCMLRGGEEILAHLEAKLGIKVGQSTPDGRIFLKPEEECLAACCGAPMMMVDHVYHENLTPDQVDRIIDTLE; encoded by the coding sequence GTGACAGGAGAGCAGACCCAGCATCCCGCAGGGCGGTTGTCTGCCCATGTGCGCGAGGAAATCGATCATTGGCTCACTCAATACCCTCAAAATCGCAAGCAGTCAGTGGTCTTGTATGCGCTGCATGCGGTTCAGCATGAGAACCAGGGTTATCTCACCCCCGAATTGATGGATGCGGTGGCCGAGTATCTCGAGTTGCCGGCCATCGCAGTCTACGAAGTGGCTACCTTCTATTCCATGTTCGAGACGCAGCCCGTGGGGCGGCACAGCGTGTCGGTCTGCACCAACATTAGCTGCATGCTGCGTGGCGGTGAGGAGATCCTGGCCCATCTGGAAGCCAAGCTCGGCATCAAGGTGGGGCAGAGCACGCCGGATGGGCGGATTTTTCTCAAGCCCGAAGAAGAGTGCCTGGCCGCTTGTTGCGGGGCGCCAATGATGATGGTCGATCACGTGTACCACGAGAACCTGACGCCCGATCAGGTTGATCGCATCATCGACACGCTGGAGTAA
- a CDS encoding NADH-quinone oxidoreductase subunit C: MSQSMADLAAALRNVHPDGGVYHDARTGEVTLEVSPDRIHEVAESLKTDAAFDFAQLTDVCGVDYLAYGDAEWMTREATSRGYSRGVKRYEGAHDPDQESPRRFAVVYHLLSLSRNQRLRLRVWLADTQFPVIDSVEDIWPAANWFEREAFDLYGIHFSGHPDLRRILTDYGFVGHPFRKDFPLSGNVELRYDPGKGRVVYEPVQIIPRVLVPKVIRPAAASMAAAEGKSADA; encoded by the coding sequence ATGTCTCAGTCCATGGCTGATCTGGCTGCCGCGCTGCGCAATGTCCATCCGGATGGTGGGGTGTATCACGATGCGCGAACCGGCGAGGTAACCCTGGAAGTTTCACCCGACCGGATCCACGAGGTCGCTGAAAGTCTCAAGACTGACGCGGCATTCGATTTTGCCCAGCTGACCGATGTGTGCGGGGTGGATTATCTGGCTTATGGGGATGCGGAGTGGATGACGCGAGAGGCGACCTCGCGCGGCTACAGCCGCGGCGTGAAACGCTACGAGGGTGCCCATGATCCGGATCAGGAATCTCCGCGCCGTTTTGCAGTCGTCTATCACCTTCTTTCGCTCAGCCGCAATCAGCGTCTGCGGTTGCGGGTCTGGCTGGCAGATACCCAGTTCCCCGTGATTGATTCGGTTGAGGATATCTGGCCGGCCGCGAATTGGTTCGAACGCGAGGCGTTCGATCTCTATGGCATCCATTTTTCCGGACATCCCGACCTTCGGCGCATACTGACTGATTATGGTTTCGTCGGACATCCGTTCCGCAAGGATTTCCCGCTGTCGGGTAATGTCGAGTTGCGCTATGACCCGGGCAAGGGGCGTGTGGTCTATGAGCCCGTCCAGATCATACCGAGGGTTCTGGTACCCAAAGTGATTCGTCCTGCCGCCGCAAGCATGGCAGCTGCCGAAGGGAAGAGTGCCGATGCCTGA
- the nuoG gene encoding NADH-quinone oxidoreductase subunit NuoG: MSTDEVTIEVDGVAITGRKGQMLIELTDQAGIYIPRFCYHKKLSIAANCRMCLVEMERAPKPVPACATPVADGMKISTRSPKALDAQQGTMEFLLINHPLDCPICDQGGECELQDLALGFGQDASRYDERKRIIPDPDLGSLVATDMTRCIHCTRCVRFGEEIAGVRELGATGRGEFMSIGTYVEHALTSEVAGNVIDLCPVGALTAKPSRYTARPWELTERPTLAPHDGWGTHLAAHVRGGQVMRMVPREAEAFNETWIADRDRFSYTAICSPDRLLAPMVREDGHWRTVDWSTALSVAAQGLQQVSPDALGILASPSATVEEYFLLRRLAEHLGCVNLDHRLGTSDVAGQEHAGLYPDLGLSIAEWERVDAALIVGSDLRREIPLLHLRLRKAGLRGAQLSVINPVEGDFRFPIHAQRKAKDLCEELAAVALAASELVNQTIPTALEPAVQGIQPLQAHVQIAESLTRGARTGLLAGQLALEQPGASTLLALAAFIAEATGSVLGTLPVGGNTAGAWLCGIVPHRGIGGVASAAPGRSAVELFTGGMRGFLMLGVEPESEAANPSAAVAALTGAEFGVALTPYITESLKAVAHVLLPVGTFAETAGSFITRDGHWLGFEGCTQPVGEARPGWKVLRVLGNQIGVAGFDYADCREVTEAARAAIGTLEATAPQWHRHGSWERPILPALQRLGPLGLYGSDAVVRRSPALQASPEGESARLLHVHPDDAARVGLKAGEPVQVRQGDRYVELPWVADEGLIQGCVWWPAGVLNAPAGGARFGALEIMPVTAG, encoded by the coding sequence ATGAGCACTGATGAGGTCACAATCGAGGTCGACGGCGTTGCCATCACGGGACGCAAGGGACAGATGCTGATCGAACTGACCGATCAGGCCGGTATCTATATCCCGCGATTTTGCTATCACAAGAAACTTTCCATCGCGGCCAACTGCCGGATGTGTCTGGTGGAAATGGAGCGGGCACCAAAGCCAGTGCCGGCCTGTGCGACACCCGTGGCCGACGGAATGAAAATATCCACGCGGTCACCCAAGGCGCTCGATGCGCAGCAGGGCACGATGGAGTTCCTGCTCATCAACCACCCGCTGGATTGCCCGATCTGCGACCAGGGCGGCGAGTGTGAACTTCAGGATCTCGCTCTCGGTTTCGGTCAGGACGCATCGCGCTACGACGAACGTAAGCGCATCATTCCGGACCCCGATCTCGGATCGCTCGTGGCTACCGACATGACACGCTGCATTCACTGCACCCGCTGTGTCCGTTTCGGCGAAGAGATCGCTGGTGTACGTGAACTGGGTGCTACCGGTCGCGGTGAGTTCATGTCCATCGGAACCTATGTCGAGCACGCCTTGACGTCGGAAGTGGCCGGGAATGTGATCGATCTGTGCCCAGTGGGAGCGCTGACCGCCAAACCGTCACGCTACACGGCCCGTCCGTGGGAACTGACCGAGCGGCCTACGCTGGCCCCGCATGATGGTTGGGGGACTCATCTTGCCGCCCATGTGCGTGGTGGGCAGGTCATGCGCATGGTTCCTCGCGAGGCCGAAGCATTCAACGAGACCTGGATCGCCGACCGGGATCGCTTCAGCTACACTGCGATCTGCTCGCCGGACCGTCTGCTTGCGCCCATGGTTCGAGAGGATGGACATTGGCGAACGGTTGATTGGTCGACGGCACTGAGCGTGGCTGCACAGGGTCTGCAGCAGGTTAGCCCGGACGCCTTGGGTATTCTTGCCTCACCTTCGGCCACGGTCGAGGAATATTTTCTGCTGCGACGGCTGGCCGAACATCTGGGATGCGTGAATCTCGATCATCGGCTGGGAACGAGCGATGTGGCCGGGCAGGAGCATGCCGGGCTGTATCCGGATCTGGGGCTGTCGATTGCTGAGTGGGAGCGTGTCGACGCTGCCTTGATCGTCGGCAGCGATCTGCGCCGCGAAATCCCGCTGTTGCATCTGCGGCTGCGTAAGGCTGGCTTGCGCGGTGCTCAGCTGAGCGTGATCAACCCTGTTGAGGGGGATTTCCGTTTCCCCATCCACGCCCAGCGCAAGGCCAAAGACTTGTGTGAGGAACTCGCCGCGGTGGCTCTGGCTGCTTCGGAGCTTGTCAACCAGACGATCCCGACCGCGCTTGAACCGGCTGTTCAGGGGATTCAGCCCCTGCAGGCGCACGTCCAGATTGCCGAATCCCTCACGCGCGGCGCCCGGACGGGATTGCTCGCCGGTCAACTCGCCTTGGAGCAGCCCGGGGCAAGCACCTTGCTGGCTTTGGCGGCCTTCATCGCAGAGGCGACGGGATCGGTGCTCGGTACGCTTCCGGTGGGTGGAAACACCGCGGGGGCCTGGCTCTGTGGTATCGTGCCCCACCGCGGTATTGGGGGGGTGGCATCTGCGGCCCCGGGTCGCTCGGCCGTGGAACTGTTTACGGGCGGAATGCGCGGGTTTTTGATGCTCGGTGTCGAGCCGGAGTCCGAGGCTGCCAATCCTTCAGCAGCCGTTGCCGCCCTCACGGGCGCCGAGTTCGGTGTGGCCTTGACGCCCTATATCACCGAATCCCTGAAAGCAGTGGCCCACGTGCTGCTTCCGGTGGGCACCTTCGCAGAAACCGCAGGGAGTTTCATTACCCGGGATGGCCACTGGCTCGGGTTCGAGGGCTGCACGCAGCCTGTCGGCGAGGCACGACCCGGATGGAAAGTGTTGCGGGTATTGGGGAACCAGATTGGCGTCGCCGGATTCGATTACGCGGACTGCCGCGAAGTGACCGAGGCGGCGCGTGCGGCGATCGGCACGCTGGAGGCGACCGCACCGCAGTGGCATCGCCATGGCAGTTGGGAGCGCCCGATACTGCCGGCTCTCCAGCGGCTTGGACCGTTGGGGCTGTATGGCAGCGACGCCGTGGTGCGGCGATCGCCAGCGCTGCAGGCATCGCCAGAAGGCGAAAGCGCGCGCTTGCTTCACGTCCATCCCGATGATGCGGCTCGCGTGGGCCTGAAAGCCGGTGAACCGGTGCAAGTGAGGCAGGGGGATCGGTACGTCGAGCTGCCGTGGGTGGCGGACGAGGGGCTGATACAGGGCTGCGTGTGGTGGCCGGCTGGCGTATTGAATGCGCCGGCTGGTGGAGCGCGATTCGGCGCTCTCGAAATCATGCCGGTGACGGCCGGCTGA
- the tpiA gene encoding triose-phosphate isomerase produces the protein MRRKMVAGNWKMYGRRASARILAREIEDGLPAVLPIDVLVCPPAIYLEAIKGVLGESARVMLGAQDLCAQGEDGARTGEISGAMLLDTGVSHVLVGHSERRQLLGETNESVGAKLVAALDAGLIPILCVGETLAEREGLRTEAVVVTQLQAVVNVAGNDAFARCIVAYEPVWAIGTGRNATPDQAQAVHGFIRSWVAEQTDQEIADDLRILYGGSVKPDNAAALFAMPDVDGGLVGGASLKASDFIAICRMAGETARAGT, from the coding sequence ATGCGTCGAAAGATGGTTGCGGGGAACTGGAAGATGTATGGGCGTCGGGCGAGCGCCCGAATTCTGGCGCGCGAGATTGAGGACGGGTTGCCCGCCGTTTTGCCAATCGATGTGCTGGTGTGTCCGCCAGCTATCTACCTAGAAGCGATCAAGGGCGTGCTCGGCGAGTCCGCGCGCGTGATGCTGGGCGCGCAGGACCTGTGCGCTCAAGGCGAAGATGGCGCAAGAACCGGCGAGATCAGTGGTGCAATGCTGCTGGATACCGGCGTGTCGCACGTCCTGGTTGGACATTCCGAGCGACGTCAGCTGTTGGGTGAAACCAATGAAAGCGTCGGCGCCAAGCTCGTTGCTGCGCTGGATGCCGGCCTGATCCCGATTCTTTGTGTGGGCGAAACCTTGGCCGAACGCGAGGGCTTGAGAACCGAAGCGGTGGTCGTGACCCAGCTGCAGGCCGTGGTCAATGTGGCTGGAAACGACGCATTCGCGCGGTGCATCGTTGCCTATGAGCCGGTCTGGGCGATTGGAACCGGACGTAACGCCACGCCGGATCAGGCTCAGGCTGTTCATGGCTTTATTCGTTCGTGGGTGGCTGAGCAGACTGACCAGGAGATTGCCGATGACCTGCGCATCCTTTACGGCGGCAGTGTCAAGCCCGATAATGCGGCGGCTCTGTTCGCCATGCCCGACGTGGATGGTGGCTTGGTCGGCGGCGCCTCGCTCAAGGCGTCGGATTTCATTGCGATCTGCCGGATGGCCGGCGAGACCGCACGCGCTGGAACGTAA
- the nuoH gene encoding NADH-quinone oxidoreductase subunit NuoH, with protein MLEPILAIWSQIPESLRMSVLIVLKILAIVLPLLGVVAYLTYAERKVIGFMQARVGPNRVGPLGLLQPIADAAKLAFKEIVIPTQANRTLFIMAPVLSFLPALVAWAVVPFADGMVLADVDAGLLFILALTSFGVYGIMLAGWASNSKYAFLGAMRAAAQMVSYELAMGFALIGVLMAANSLKLNDIVLAQQGGIWHWYFIPLFPLFLVYWISGVAETNRLPFDVVEGESEIVAGFHVEYGGMGFALFFLAEYANMTLIATLVATLFLGGWLSPLEGLPVLGQLPLLGQNGFHWLALKVAFFLFCFLWFRATFPRYRYDQIMRLGWKVFIPVTIVWLAVVGVFVHTGFGPWF; from the coding sequence ATGCTGGAACCGATTCTCGCAATCTGGTCACAGATTCCCGAATCACTGCGGATGAGTGTGCTGATCGTCCTCAAGATTCTGGCGATCGTTCTGCCGTTGCTGGGCGTGGTCGCTTATCTGACTTACGCCGAACGCAAAGTCATCGGTTTCATGCAGGCCCGGGTAGGGCCGAACCGCGTCGGTCCGCTGGGCTTGCTGCAGCCCATTGCGGATGCCGCCAAGTTGGCCTTCAAGGAAATCGTGATCCCGACTCAGGCCAACCGGACGCTGTTCATCATGGCGCCGGTGTTGTCCTTTCTGCCGGCATTGGTGGCTTGGGCTGTGGTGCCCTTCGCCGACGGAATGGTGCTGGCCGATGTGGATGCGGGATTGCTGTTCATTCTGGCGCTGACCTCGTTTGGCGTGTATGGCATCATGCTGGCCGGCTGGGCCAGTAATTCCAAATACGCTTTTCTGGGTGCGATGCGTGCGGCCGCGCAAATGGTGTCTTACGAGCTGGCCATGGGTTTTGCGCTCATTGGCGTGCTCATGGCGGCCAATAGCCTGAAGTTGAACGATATCGTGCTGGCGCAGCAAGGCGGCATTTGGCACTGGTATTTCATTCCGTTGTTTCCGCTCTTTCTGGTGTACTGGATCTCGGGCGTTGCGGAGACAAACCGCCTGCCGTTCGACGTCGTGGAAGGTGAGTCAGAGATCGTTGCCGGATTCCATGTCGAATATGGGGGCATGGGGTTTGCGCTGTTCTTCTTGGCCGAATACGCCAACATGACGCTCATCGCCACCCTGGTGGCCACCTTGTTCCTCGGGGGATGGCTGTCACCGCTCGAAGGGCTGCCGGTGTTGGGACAGTTGCCGTTGCTGGGACAGAACGGGTTCCACTGGCTGGCACTTAAGGTGGCATTTTTCCTGTTCTGTTTTCTCTGGTTCCGGGCGACCTTCCCGCGTTATCGCTATGACCAGATCATGCGGTTGGGGTGGAAAGTGTTCATTCCCGTGACGATTGTATGGCTGGCCGTGGTCGGGGTATTTGTCCACACCGGATTCGGGCCTTGGTTCTGA
- a CDS encoding NADH-quinone oxidoreductase subunit A translates to MLENYFPILIFFALAAVIGIVPLAAGFVLGPRRPDAEKLSAYECGFEAFEDARVKFDVRYYLVAILFIVFDLEVAFLFPWAIALREIGGAGLIAMAIFLGILVVGFIYEWKKGALEWE, encoded by the coding sequence GTGCTGGAAAATTATTTTCCCATTCTGATCTTCTTCGCATTGGCCGCTGTCATCGGAATCGTTCCGTTGGCCGCCGGGTTCGTTCTCGGGCCGCGACGGCCGGATGCGGAGAAGCTGTCGGCTTACGAATGCGGTTTCGAGGCCTTTGAGGATGCGCGCGTCAAGTTCGACGTTCGCTACTACCTCGTCGCGATTCTGTTCATCGTCTTCGATCTTGAGGTTGCCTTCTTGTTTCCCTGGGCCATTGCCTTGCGGGAGATCGGGGGAGCGGGTCTCATCGCAATGGCCATCTTTCTGGGCATCCTGGTCGTCGGATTCATCTACGAATGGAAAAAGGGGGCGCTGGAATGGGAGTAG
- the glmM gene encoding phosphoglucosamine mutase, whose product MGKRRYFGTDGIRGCVGESPMTPDFILKLGMAAGKVLDREGRGCVLIGKDTRISGYMFESALEAGFSAAGVGVRLLGPMPTPAVAYLTKTFGASAGVVISASHNPFGDNGIKFFSPSGDKLSDEAELEIEQALAGALPMVDSARLGKVSRITDAAGRYIEFCKSTLSPGISLKGMRIAVDCAHGATYHIAPNVFSELGAAVIPLGVHPNGLNINDGCGSMHPEALQRLVRDSGADVGLALDGDGDRVVMVDAGGAVIDGDQILYVLAREFQRIGRLRGPVVGTQMSNLGLEHALKARGIEFKRAAVGDRHVMDLLRSEHGMLGGEPSGHLICLDRTTTGDGIVAALQMLGVMVAGGRSLAELVAPMPRYPQELINVAVSDARMVARHPLLVQAVEDAAAALGREGRIVLRPSGTEPVLRVMVEGRDAALVRLHVQRLVDIAEQCGISERQASAVSGT is encoded by the coding sequence ATGGGGAAACGCCGGTACTTCGGAACCGATGGCATTCGCGGCTGCGTGGGCGAGTCCCCTATGACGCCGGATTTCATCCTTAAATTGGGGATGGCGGCCGGAAAAGTGCTTGATCGGGAAGGCCGGGGTTGTGTATTGATTGGTAAGGATACCCGTATTTCAGGCTACATGTTCGAATCGGCCTTGGAAGCGGGATTTTCTGCGGCTGGAGTTGGCGTTCGGCTGCTGGGGCCGATGCCCACACCCGCCGTCGCGTACCTGACCAAGACATTCGGGGCCAGCGCTGGCGTCGTGATCAGCGCATCCCATAACCCGTTTGGCGACAATGGCATCAAGTTCTTTTCGCCAAGCGGAGACAAGCTGTCGGATGAGGCCGAGCTCGAAATCGAGCAGGCATTGGCGGGTGCGCTGCCCATGGTGGACTCGGCGCGGCTCGGAAAAGTTTCACGAATTACCGACGCTGCCGGACGGTATATCGAGTTTTGCAAATCCACGCTGAGCCCAGGGATCAGTCTCAAGGGGATGCGTATCGCCGTGGATTGCGCCCACGGCGCGACCTACCACATTGCGCCCAATGTGTTTTCGGAGCTGGGCGCTGCAGTCATCCCCTTGGGTGTTCATCCCAACGGCCTCAATATCAACGACGGCTGTGGCAGTATGCATCCCGAGGCGTTGCAGCGCTTGGTGCGTGATTCGGGTGCCGATGTCGGTTTGGCGCTCGATGGCGATGGTGATCGGGTCGTAATGGTTGATGCCGGCGGAGCGGTGATCGACGGCGATCAGATCCTCTACGTCCTGGCGCGGGAGTTCCAGCGAATCGGCCGTTTGCGAGGTCCAGTCGTGGGTACGCAGATGAGCAACTTGGGTCTGGAGCATGCGCTGAAGGCACGGGGGATCGAATTCAAGCGCGCCGCAGTCGGCGACCGCCATGTCATGGATCTGCTGCGCAGTGAACACGGCATGCTCGGTGGAGAGCCCTCGGGGCATCTGATTTGCCTCGACCGGACGACAACTGGGGACGGTATCGTCGCTGCGCTCCAGATGTTGGGCGTGATGGTCGCCGGCGGCCGGAGTTTGGCGGAATTGGTGGCGCCGATGCCACGCTACCCTCAGGAGCTGATCAATGTGGCGGTTTCCGATGCCCGGATGGTGGCGCGGCATCCGCTGCTTGTGCAGGCCGTCGAGGATGCGGCCGCGGCTCTGGGGCGTGAGGGCCGGATCGTTCTTCGTCCGTCCGGAACCGAGCCTGTGCTGCGGGTGATGGTGGAAGGGCGTGATGCAGCGCTTGTGCGATTGCATGTACAGCGCTTGGTCGATATTGCAGAGCAGTGCGGCATATCCGAGCGTCAGGCCTCGGCAGTGTCAGGAACGTGA